One genomic window of Bacteroidota bacterium includes the following:
- a CDS encoding DJ-1/PfpI family protein: protein MAGKKILMLVGDFVEDYEVMVPFQALQMVGHAVHAVCPDKEDGGSVKTAIHDFEGDQTYTEKPGHNFALNATFDAVDEADYDALVIPGGRAPEYLRLNDRVLDIVRHFDRENKPIAAVCHGAQILAAAGILDGRSCSAYPACGPEVTRAGGRYADIDVTEAEVDGNLVTAPAWPAHPKWLAAFLDVLGTRIEHAEPAMA from the coding sequence ATGGCTGGCAAAAAGATTCTCATGCTCGTCGGCGACTTCGTCGAGGACTACGAGGTGATGGTGCCGTTCCAAGCGCTCCAGATGGTCGGGCACGCCGTCCACGCCGTCTGCCCCGACAAGGAAGACGGCGGCAGCGTCAAGACGGCCATCCACGACTTCGAGGGCGACCAGACCTACACCGAGAAGCCCGGGCACAACTTCGCGCTCAACGCCACCTTCGACGCGGTCGACGAGGCCGACTACGACGCGCTCGTGATCCCCGGCGGGCGCGCCCCCGAGTACCTCCGCCTCAACGACCGCGTGCTCGACATCGTCCGCCACTTCGACCGCGAGAACAAGCCCATCGCCGCCGTTTGCCACGGCGCGCAGATCCTCGCCGCCGCCGGCATCCTCGACGGGCGAAGCTGCTCGGCCTACCCCGCGTGCGGCCCCGAAGTCACCCGCGCCGGCGGCCGCTACGCCGACATCGACGTGACCGAGGCCGAGGTCGACGGCAACCTCGTCACCGCCCCGGCCTGGCCTGCCCACCCGAAGTGGCTCGCCGCCTTCCTCGACGTGCTCGGCACCCGCATCGAGCACGCCGAACCGGCGATGGCCTGA
- a CDS encoding type II toxin-antitoxin system ParD family antitoxin, giving the protein MQSLNVTVTDEQKKLVSQVVAEGRYASASEVVRDSLRLFSEREMLREAKLQELRRLIEEGRTSGVSTPWDLDVFLAEARARREGES; this is encoded by the coding sequence ATGCAGAGCCTGAACGTCACCGTCACCGACGAGCAGAAGAAACTCGTCAGCCAGGTCGTTGCGGAAGGGCGCTACGCTTCCGCCAGCGAGGTTGTGCGCGACAGCCTGCGCCTCTTCAGCGAGCGCGAGATGCTCCGGGAGGCGAAGCTGCAGGAGTTGCGGCGGCTCATTGAAGAAGGACGCACAAGCGGCGTCTCTACACCCTGGGACCTCGACGTGTTTTTGGCCGAGGCACGCGCGAGGCGCGAGGGGGAGTCCTGA
- a CDS encoding type II toxin-antitoxin system RelE/ParE family toxin, with protein MKKDAQAASLHPGTSTCFWPRHARGARGSPDASHRADSRSTPRSLNLWDYIAARSVAGADKRIREIDKAFELLAENPGLGRARPELATGLRSFPVGRHVVFYQPLDDGIDVQRVLHEAQDVDRAFNPGDEDA; from the coding sequence TTGAAGAAGGACGCACAAGCGGCGTCTCTACACCCTGGGACCTCGACGTGTTTTTGGCCGAGGCACGCGCGAGGCGCGAGGGGGAGTCCTGATGCCTCGCATCGAGCAGACTCCAGAAGCACGCCTCGATCTCTAAACCTGTGGGACTACATCGCTGCCCGAAGCGTAGCCGGTGCCGACAAGCGAATTCGGGAGATCGACAAGGCGTTCGAGTTACTCGCCGAGAACCCCGGCCTCGGGCGGGCGCGACCCGAACTGGCAACCGGGCTCAGGAGCTTTCCCGTAGGTCGCCATGTCGTCTTCTATCAACCGCTCGACGACGGAATCGACGTGCAGCGCGTGCTCCACGAAGCGCAGGACGTAGACCGTGCGTTCAACCCTGGAGATGAGGACGCATAA